The following proteins come from a genomic window of Miscanthus floridulus cultivar M001 chromosome 2, ASM1932011v1, whole genome shotgun sequence:
- the LOC136540105 gene encoding abscisic acid receptor PYL4-like, producing MPCIQASSPGSMPHQHHGRVLAGVGCAAEVAAAVAASAAGMRCGAHDGEVPAEAARHHEHAALGPGRCCSAVVQHVAAPAAAVWSVVRRFDQPQAYKRFVRSCALLAGDGGVGTLREVRVVSGLPAASSRERLEILDDESHVLSFRVVGGEHRLQNYLSVTTVHPSPAALDAATVVVESYVVDVPPGNTPEDTRVFVDTIVKCNLQSLATTAEKLAAVEA from the coding sequence ATGCCGTGCATCCAGGCGTCCAGCCCCGGCAGCATGCCGCACCAGCACCACGGCCGAGTCCTGGCGGGCGTCGGGTGCGCGGCGGAGGTGGCCGCGGCCGTCGCCGCGAGCGCGGCCGGGATGCGGTGCGGGGCGCACGACGGCGAGGTGCCCGCGGAGGCGGCGCGGCACCACGAGCACGCGGCTCTGGGGCCGGGGCGGTGCTGCTCCGCGGTGGTGCAGCACGTGGCGGCGCCCGCGGCGGCGGTGTGGTCCGTGGTGCGGCGGTTCGACCAGCCGCAGGCGTACAAGCGGTTCGTGCGCAGCTGCGCGCTGCTGGCGGGGGACGGCGGCGTGGGCACGCTCCGCGAGGTGCGCGTGGTGTCGGGCCTCCCCGCGGCGTCCAGCCGCGAGCGCCTGGAGATCCTGGACGACGAGAGCCACGTGCTGAGTTTCCGCGTCGTCGGCGGCGAGCACCGGCTCCAGAACTACCTCTCCGTCACCACCGTGCACCCGTCCCCGGCCGCGCTCGACGCTGCCACCGTCGTCGTGGAGTCGTACGTGGTGGACGTGCCGCCAGGCAACACCCCCGAGGACACCCGAGTGTTCGTCGACACCATCGTCAAGTGCAACCTCCAGTCGCTGGCCACCACCGCCGAGAAGCTCGCAGCCGTGGAGGCGTGA